GTTGGATTTCTGTATTCCTACAGAAATAACTATGGGGCGTTTTATCGAACTCATGCATCAAGTGCTTAAGGGTGGAGTAATGCCCAAAAGTTGGACGCTTAAGCTGAAAGACAAATACATAAAAGTGGATGATACTGATTTGATAAAAGAACTGCCAATAGGCAGTGGGGACGTATTTTGCATTATTCCCACGAGAGAAAGACAGGAGAATTTGAATGAAAATATCTAACAGTAAGATGAGTCTTGAGTTTGAAAGAAATAAAAATTTTTTTCAAGTACGCTTAGAAAGTACGCAATTTAAGGAAGCAGTGCTCAAAGAACTTTCTGACAAAGTGACTGTTAATGAAGACAATGAGACATGGGTACTTTCTTACACTGTTCCTGAAGCGGCTAAAAGTCTGGCCTCTGCTACAAGGCTTACGAAAACGCGTCTTGAAAGATTAAAATTGGCACAAAAACTTGTTACACTTTCTGGTTTGGAAAATCAATTTAAAATTCCTTTTCTTCATCCAGAAAATATATTATTAATAGGAGAAAAAATATTTGTTGTTCATTTTGGTATGCATCAGCTCATTGCGCCATTTGATATCACTTCGATGGATTTTTTAAAGTCGTATAAAGCTCTTATTTTTTACATATTCAATTCTAAAGTACCATTTGAGTCACTTGTTTCTGGCTCACTAGCAATGAATGATAAGTTTAGTCAAAGGATTAATAGTTTTGAGAGCATACAAGAAATAGCTGAATTTATTGATCAGGAGTTACAAAACGAAACAGAAAAGATTAATCGAAATATCGCTTTTGTACCCAAAGGTCGCTATCGCTTCTTTAAATACTTTGGAACTTTGGCTATTATCCTTGCACTTATTTTAGGTTGGTTTACTTACTCTTATTACAGTAACAATAAGAAGCAAAATGCTATTATTACTGCACAGACTGATTTCTTGACCAATAACTATGACAAAACGCAGACTGACTTGCAAAACTATGCTCCTAATAAACTACCAAAGGCAGCACGTTATATACTAGCTGTAAGTTCTGTTAATTTGTCAGACTTAACAATGGCACAGAAACAAGCCATATTGAATAATATTTCCACTAAATCAGATGATAATACCTTAAATTATTGGGTTTATAGTGGTCGTGGTGACTTTAAGCAAGCCTTGAACCTTGCACAAAATTTGGGTGATGTTCAGTTGACTTTATTAGCATACACTAATCTTTACGAGACAACCAAGCTTAATACCACAATGGATGGTGCGAAGAAACAACAACTTTTGGATGAGTATAATAAGAAAATTCAAGAGCTAACAAAAAATCTTGGGAAATAGGAGGTACTTATGAGCAGTAAAGGTTTTGAAATCGGAGAAGAGATACAAGAACAAAATTTCTTTATTGATAATCGCTTGAATGGGAGTCAGCTTCTCTTTGTAATTTATCTTTTAGGAGAGAAGCTCCATACTATTAGTTTGTCAGAAGAGCGTCCGTCTATTAGGTATCAAGAGTCAATCTTTGGTGTTATTGGTGGAACACTGTTTATAAATGGTGCCACCGTTACTAAGGGATACTCTAAAGTGGGAGAGCTTGAAGTTTTGGTTGTTTCTCCGCAAACTGCTGAGACAATGTTCTTTTTAATTAATAAAGAGGAGTATTTTGTTCTGGGATCAGACGCAATTGCAAGTATCCAAACCCAAGGAAATGTACAAGTGGTTATTCATGAGGACACTTTTATAATTGATGACAATGGAGACTTTGTTTATTTCAACAATGATCCAATCAAAGGGCATCATTATGTTAAGGGCATTCAAACAGGTAATCAAATATTGACACATGATTTTTTGCTTGAAAAGCGTAAAGCTCAATGGAAGTTAACTACATTTTCAGATACTATTAATTTTGATAATGAGTGTTTTTTAAGGCAGCTTCCTGAAGTTGAATTCCCAAAAGATTTTCCTAAATACAGACGTAGTCCTAGGCTTCGATTAGAGCCTCCTTGTGGTAAATTTAAGATTCAGAAAATCGTGGAAGCACCAAAAGCAAGTAAAAATGGAGTTTTGAGGGCAATTGTTCCGCCTATCGGTATGCTTGCTGTCACAGGGATGACTAGTGTTCTTTCAGGACGTAATCCACTCATGATGTTAGGTATGGGCTTTATGAGTGTTATAACGGCTACTTTTACTGTCTCTCAGTATATAGGAGAGAAAAAAGAGCAGAAGATCGAGAATAAAAAGCGAAAGGAAAACTATGAGCAATATCTTATTAAGACAGTAGCTGAAATTTCTGATAAATATGATGAAGAAACAGAAGTATTGAATTTTAGAAATCCTTCGCCTAGAAGATTATTTGAAATGATCGAAACATACAATTCTCGAATCTATGAGCGAATGGCAAATGACAAAGATTTCTTAATGGTCACGCTAGGCATAGGAAATCAATCCTCTCATTTATCCATTGATTCAGATATTAATGACAGAGACACGGATGAGGATTCGCTGCGTGTAAAACGTTTAGTCGAGAGTTTTTCGATGCAACATGAAGTACCGATAACGCTTAAGTTGACAGAACAAACTTTAGGATTAGTTGGAACCTATCCTGTACTAAAAACTGCAGTTGCTAATTTATTATTGCAAGTGGCTTTCTTTCATTCTTATCGAGATGTCAATTTCTTGAGCCTTGTGCCAGAGAAGAGTTATCTAAAGGATTGGACACAATGGCGACTTCTTCCTCATTTTAAAATTCAAGAGTTGAATATGCGTGGTATTGTTCATAATGCTCACACACGCGATCTTCTCTTAAATTCGTTCTATCAGATTTTGAATAAACGTAAGCAAGTGCTAAAAGATGCGGGAAAAGAAAAACCGAAGTTTGCACCACATTATATTTTTACAATTTTCGATGATTCTTACCTATCAGGTCACGGTATTAACGAATTTTTGGCAGAGGATATGAGTGAACTGGGTGTAACAGTTATCTGGTGTAAGGAAGACCAAAAACTCCTTACTGAAACAGTTACCGCACTTGTGGAATACAAGAACCAAAGTGCAGGCGAAATTATTAATGATAATAAAGTCTATGTGGCTAAATCTTTTGAACCATATGGAGAGGTACCATTCCTTGAAAAGAGCCTTCGTAAGCTTACGAACTTGGAACACGTTGAAGTAGAGAAAAATGCGATTCCTGAAAGTTTGAGTTTGCTTGACCAATACGAAGTGAAAAAGGTTGAGGAATTGGATATAGAGAAGCGCTGGGTAAGTGCTGAGCCTAATAAGTCCATTAAATCCCTTATTGGTTGGCGTGGAAAATCAGAATATATGTATTGGGACTTACATGAAAGGGTGCATGGACCGCACGCTCTGGTCGGTGGTACTACAGGTTCAGGTAAGTCTGAATTCTTAACCACTTACCTTATTGGGCTTGCTATTAACTTCTCTCCAGAAGACATTGGAATGCTTATCATTGATTGGAAGGGTGGCGGTATTGCTAACACCTTGGATAAGCTACCACATTTTATGGGTTCTATTACCAACTTGGATGGAGCAGGAACTGCAAGAGCATTGGCAAGTATTAAGGCTGAAATGGATAAGCGTATGAAAGAATTTGCTAGGTTCGGAGTGAATAACATCAATGGCTATATGAGTCTTTATAAGAGTCGACTTAATCCTAAACCTGACACAAAATATCCTCAAAAACCCATTCCACATTTGATTCTAGTCTCTGATGAATTTGCAGAATTAAAATCAAATGTTCCTGAGTTTTTAGATGAATTGACTTCTGTAGCACGTATCGGACGTTCACTTGGAGTACATTTGATTCTAGCAACTCAAAAGCCAAGTGGCGTTGTCAATGATCAAATAGAAGCTAACTCAACAAGTAAAATTGCCCTTAAGATGGCAAGCGAGCAAGATTCTAATGAACTTTTAAAAACACATGATGCAGCACATATAACACAGCCGGGACGTGGATATATAAAGGTTGGTCAAAATGAGGTTTATGAGCTTTTTCAAAGTGGTTATGCAGGAATTCCTTATGATCCAGATGCTGAAACGGTAGAAACCGCGGATGAGCGTATTTATCAAATTAACGGTATTGGTCAAACGGAACTGGTTTATGATCCGGGCGAGGAAGTGGTTCAAGTGCATGACACAAGTGATCTACCTACACAACTTGAAGCGGTTATTTCAGAAGTAAATCGTGTGTTTGAGGAATCACAATTAACGCTTCCGGCTAAACCTTGGTTACCTAATTTAAAAAGTCAGCTTCCAACACCAGAGTTAACTCAAGCACCAGAACTCAATACAAAAATTCCATTGGGACTCCTTGATATTCCAAGTAGCCAGACTCAAGAGAACTACACTTTTGATATTACAGATGCTAGTCATACGATTATCTTCTCAAGTCCAGGTTATGGTAAATCAACAGTACTTCAAACCATTGTTATGAATTTGGCAAGGCAAAATACACCTGAAAGGATTCAATTCAATCTTATTGATTTTGGAAATAATGGATTATTGCCACTGAAGGGATTGCCACACGTGGCAGATATTGTGATGTTGGAAGAAGTAGAGAAACTTGAAAAAATGATGGAACGAATTTCTTCTGTATTATTCTATCGAAAGAGCTTGTTCAAAAAAGTAGGAGTTGCATCTCTTTCACAATATGAGTCAAAAACAAAAGAAAAGCTTCCAATCATTATAACTACGCTAGACAGTTATGATGGCTTAAGTCAACAAGACCGCAGGAAAGAAGCTATTGATAATTTACTCATTCAACTTTTGCGTGAAGGAGCAGCCTTAGGACTATATCTTATTATGACAGCAGGACGAGTAGGTGGAGTACGCATGAGCATGATGTCAAATATTAAAACCAAGATGGTACTTTATCTTAATGATGAGTCTGAAGTTGTAGCAGTTATGGGACGTGATCGAGTGACTCAAGAAGAAATTGTTGGACGAGGTCAAGTCATGCTGGATACCCCAACAGCGATTCAGTTTTATTTGCCAAGTCACGATGGAAATGTTCTTAAACTTCTTGAAGCTATTGAAAATGATGTGATCAAATTGGATAAAGCATGGACAGGCGAGAGACCTGAAAAAATTCCAATGACCCCTGAAGAATTAAGCTTAGAGGCTTTTGAGGAGCTTCCAAAAGTTATTCAGTGGAGAAAGTCACAAAGAATTCCAATGGGGATGTCTTATCAAACGACAGAAATCCTTGGAATTGTACCAAGTACCCAGCCGTATTTCTTGTTTGCGCCAATGGATGATGACCAGATGTTACTTTTCCAAAGTCTTTTATTGACTGAAATTGCTAAAATCAACACAGATGTCTTATTGGTTGATTTCAATGAAAGCTTTGAGGAAGTACTTATGCAGCACTCCTTAACAGAAAATGTTACACTCGTTACAGATAAAAATGATGCTAAAGATGTCATTGCAGGTATGGTTGGTTATGTGAAGCTTGCGAAAAAACATGAAAATGGTGAGCCAATGCTTCTTGTGATTAGCAACCTTCAAGATTTTATTCAAAAGACAAACCTTCCTGCCAATGATTTTGTTTTAGCTTTGAAAAATGTTTACAAGGCAGGTTTGGATATCTTGATTTTCACTCCGCATGAATACATTGCGAAGAGTTTTGACGAAGTGCCAAAAGCTATTAGGCAATTGAAATTTGCAGGAATGATTGGATCAAGAGCTTATGACACTCCTCTAATTAAGACCACAAGCACTTCTAGAGAACCTGAGCTTTCAATTCAAGATGCTTACTTTGTGTTAAGGGGTGGCTCTAGTTTTGATAAGATGAAATTGCCTCAAATCACGAAAGGAGAGAATAATGACTAAAAGTTCACCAGTATTATTACCTCTAGGGACAGCAGTAAGAATAAAAGATGATGATAGTATATATATTATTATTTCAAGGGGATTTCAAAAAAGGGGAGAGGAGACCATTGCAGGTTATCGTGGAGTTCCCCATCCCTTTGGAGAAAATAGCAAATATAAAACACTTGTGATTTCAAGCAAAGCTATTACAGAAGTGGTTCAACGGGGTTATGAGGACAAGCTAGATGAAAAATTTATAGATGAACAACTCTCAAAAGTCCTTGACGCTCCAGTAGGCTCCACAAAAAAAGAACCTGCCAAAGTTGTGGAGTCTGCTATGCCAAAGACAGAAGTAGAGGTAAAGACGGTGCCCCAAAGTACTCCAGTAAAGAAGGAGACTGAACATCCTTATGATCCATTTTATAAACTCAAACACAAAAGAAAGGAAGTTAAAAAATAATGGAAGAAAAAAGTTTTTTACCACTCGGAAGTATTGTAATTCTCAAAGGTGCAATCAAAAAATTGATGATTGTCAGCAGAGCTAATGTAGTTAATAATAATTATTTTGATTATGGTGCAATTCTTTATCCAGAAGGGATGGTTGATGAAAATGTAGCTTACTTCAATAGCAAAGATATTTTTAAGATAGTTTCAGAAGCATATACAGATGAAGATGATGCATTGATAGTGGAACAACTAGTACAAGCTAAAGAAGAATACTTAGCGTCTAGCGTTAAGGAAATTGAAGAAAATGTTTCAGCACAAGAAACAGTGTCAACAGAGGAAGCTGACCTTGAGGATGATCCTTTTGCAGCTGTGCGAGATATGGAGGATGAAGATGAGTGATTCAGAAAAATATGATCGAGTCATACGACTAAATGGTTATGTTAATCGACTGGAAGATTTATTAGATGCTACTTGTGAACTGGATTTTACACAATTCGAAACAGCAGGAACAACGAATTGGTCGGGTAAAGTAAAGAAAAGTAATTTTGACAATGAATATAAAAATGCCAGCGACCAATTAGCAAAGGCAGCACCAGAAATAGAAGAAGCGATTTCAACATGTAAGAGCAAGATGTACAGTTTGGCTTGGTCCATTAATGATAAATGGATGAAGACAAAAGCTCTTGCCATTACAACTTTCTAGGAGGGGCAAGATATGGGAAATAAAGTAGGTGTTAACACCCATAAACACAAGACTGAGATAATGAGTGTTGGAAAAATTGCGGCTAAGGTAGCAGGCGTTAGAAATGGTTTGGATACTAAAGATGATCATCTCAAAGTGGATAAAATCCAAACAATTTTTAAAATATATGATGATCTCACAAAGTTGGTAAGTTCTTATGGAGAAATGGCGGCACATGACTTAAAGGAGTTTAACCAAATTGGTATTAATATAGAGAAAACAGATGAGGAGTCAAAATAATGAGTAATACAGAACTATATTATGATGCGCTCACTGACCTTTCTGTTAGGATTGCAGCGGGAATAAAAAATCGTACACAGCCACTTGACGAATTGAATCAGGCAATGACTCAATTAAGCCAAACTGATGCCATAAAAGGTAACGCAGCTGATGCAATGAAAGCATATATTAATGAAGTACATATGACTTTAATTCAAACACTTGAGTTGCTCCTTAACAATTATGAAATGACACTTGGCAAGTATGTCAAAGGTTATTTAGAGGTAGATAGCAGCGAGAGCTTCAAGCTAGTTAAGGAAGACTTTGATGCTCATGTGCGTAATCTAAGCTCACACCGCTCTGATTTTACTTCTATTGGAGATAAATTAAAAGCTATTTCAGATGAAGCGGAGGATATTCTATCACTAGGAGGCGCAGGCAGCAAACGTCTCTTCAATGTTGTGAGTGAGATGGATTCCATGAAAAAAACGGTGAGTAATCTTGACGATAGCTGGAATAAATACGAAAATGGATACAAAGAGTTTGATCAAGTTCAAGATTTAATTGCACAAACAAAAGCTCTTTTAAAGAGTACACTTTCGGTTCCACGTGGCTATTCCTATAGTCCAGGAAGCTTTAGCAAGCTTATAAGTAAGGATTTTGTTAATGCTTTTGAGGCTAATGTCAAGTATGCACAAAATAAGGATAATCAGAAAGAGTTTAAGAAGGATTGGGATAGAATTTGTAAGGACTACACTACTGACCAGAAACGAATGGCTGAGGAGGAAAAGGAGAAAGCTCAGAAGGAGGGAATCATCGGACTTGTTTGGGATACACTGCAAATTGCTGCAGGAACAGTCCTTGTTGTGACAGGAGTTGGAACGGGTTTTGGTGTTGTTCTCATTGCAGGAGGAGTCAATGGTTTCATTAATCATGCATCAATGGCGACAACAGGAAAGAGTTTCAACATAGTCGGAAATTTGACAAATGAAGTAGGACAATGTTATAACAAGAGTATTGGAAAATCTCTAGGAAAAACTGGCGCTTATGGCCTTGTTAATGGGTTTATATCAGGAACAGGGGAAATGGTCTCAGGTATGGCTCAGTTTAGCGTGTATGACACAGGAAAAGCAGTTCATACTTTGTTGACAAACCCTCAAGCAGCAGCACAATTTAAGGCGGAAGCTAAAAATTGGTGGAACCAGGTTCGTAGTGGAAATACTTATGTGATAGGACAAACAACTGCGGTAGCTGCAAGTGTACTTGTGGCTCCAGAAGATATTGGTGCTGCAGCTAGTAAAGCAAGCAAGGCAGAAAGTTTACTTGGTAAAGTAGGTACGTTCTCAAAATATATCTCTATTTCAAGTGCAGAAAATGCGAAGAATATCCTTACATTACCAGGGAGAACGATTGGTAACCTTGGAAGTAAGGTTGCAGATTTGCGTACAGTGCTTAGTGAAGGTAAGGGGATTGTAGGTAATTTCACAAAATCTGTTGTTGTTTCAAGTGCAAAAAATGTGAAGAGTCTCGTTGCTTTGCAAGGGAAGATACTTGATGACCTTGGGAGTAAGTTTACAGATTTGCGTACAGCACTTAGTCAAGGTAATGGTATCAGATATGCATTTGCGGATGCAGGCGATGGACGATCAATTTTCAGCGAAATAAGTAAGGAAAATATAGAACATGTAGATGCAGACAAAATATGTCACGATAGGTATACACAGTGGATTAATGGTGAGTCGTCTGAGAGTATTGCTAATGTTGAAATTAAAATAGGTAATGCTGATTTAGATGCATATAGGGCTCAAATTGGAGTCCCTGAGAGGAATACAGTTTCCGTAGGAAAAACCGATGTAAAAGGATTAGAAGGTAAGAAATTTAATGGGGCATCACCAGAAGTTAGAAAAGAAGGAGGATTACAAGGGTTAGATGACATGTTTCCAAACCGCGGGATAACAGCTCCATATGATAAAAGTATACCTGGTCATAAACAATTTATGGAACATGCAGAAGAAGGCTCTATTGCTGAATTTGAGGATGCTGTTGAGAAAGCTGGACTAGAACCAGAAGACGTTAAAGGAACATTCTATATCCACCAATCTAATCCAAGAGGTGTTTGTGATAAATGTACTTTAGGGCTGTTTAAACCTGATATTTACGGAAGAAAGGGTATATTTAAGCAATTAACTGATAAGTACCCAAATTTAACAATAAAGGTTACAACACAAATGGATTATTCTATTGAATTTCCTAGAGGTACTTTGTCATTTGAAGTTAAAAATGGTGAAGTATTAAACGCTGTACAAGTAAGAAAAAATCCCAAAAATAAATTTCAATTTTCGCATTATCCAGAACAGGAGTGATAATTAATGACAACCTTCATAAAAAAAATTAATGAATATGCAAAAGTTACTATAGGATTAGTTATTGCCGAAAAAGTGTTTAATCTAATAGATAAAAATGATTATGGATATAATCTTGGTAGGGAAGCCTTAGATAATAGTTGGAAGTGGCTTGAAGGTCAAGAAATAGATGCTGATGAATTATGTGATTATATTGATAATATAGATGGTGAAGAGGACATATCAGGAATTGCTTATATTACAAAAAAAATGAAATATAAGCATATGTGGTATGTACTATACTATGCTGTAGCATATACATCTTGGATGGCATATATTAATGAAGACAGCTGTCCACCTGAAGAACTAGATAATGTTAGTGATGATACACTAATATATATCATTG
The Clostridium felsineum DSM 794 DNA segment above includes these coding regions:
- a CDS encoding EsaB/YukD family protein; the encoded protein is MSERIDISIELNGQQLDFCIPTEITMGRFIELMHQVLKGGVMPKSWTLKLKDKYIKVDDTDLIKELPIGSGDVFCIIPTRERQENLNENI
- the essB gene encoding type VII secretion protein EssB — translated: MKISNSKMSLEFERNKNFFQVRLESTQFKEAVLKELSDKVTVNEDNETWVLSYTVPEAAKSLASATRLTKTRLERLKLAQKLVTLSGLENQFKIPFLHPENILLIGEKIFVVHFGMHQLIAPFDITSMDFLKSYKALIFYIFNSKVPFESLVSGSLAMNDKFSQRINSFESIQEIAEFIDQELQNETEKINRNIAFVPKGRYRFFKYFGTLAIILALILGWFTYSYYSNNKKQNAIITAQTDFLTNNYDKTQTDLQNYAPNKLPKAARYILAVSSVNLSDLTMAQKQAILNNISTKSDDNTLNYWVYSGRGDFKQALNLAQNLGDVQLTLLAYTNLYETTKLNTTMDGAKKQQLLDEYNKKIQELTKNLGK
- the essC gene encoding type VII secretion protein EssC, whose protein sequence is MSSKGFEIGEEIQEQNFFIDNRLNGSQLLFVIYLLGEKLHTISLSEERPSIRYQESIFGVIGGTLFINGATVTKGYSKVGELEVLVVSPQTAETMFFLINKEEYFVLGSDAIASIQTQGNVQVVIHEDTFIIDDNGDFVYFNNDPIKGHHYVKGIQTGNQILTHDFLLEKRKAQWKLTTFSDTINFDNECFLRQLPEVEFPKDFPKYRRSPRLRLEPPCGKFKIQKIVEAPKASKNGVLRAIVPPIGMLAVTGMTSVLSGRNPLMMLGMGFMSVITATFTVSQYIGEKKEQKIENKKRKENYEQYLIKTVAEISDKYDEETEVLNFRNPSPRRLFEMIETYNSRIYERMANDKDFLMVTLGIGNQSSHLSIDSDINDRDTDEDSLRVKRLVESFSMQHEVPITLKLTEQTLGLVGTYPVLKTAVANLLLQVAFFHSYRDVNFLSLVPEKSYLKDWTQWRLLPHFKIQELNMRGIVHNAHTRDLLLNSFYQILNKRKQVLKDAGKEKPKFAPHYIFTIFDDSYLSGHGINEFLAEDMSELGVTVIWCKEDQKLLTETVTALVEYKNQSAGEIINDNKVYVAKSFEPYGEVPFLEKSLRKLTNLEHVEVEKNAIPESLSLLDQYEVKKVEELDIEKRWVSAEPNKSIKSLIGWRGKSEYMYWDLHERVHGPHALVGGTTGSGKSEFLTTYLIGLAINFSPEDIGMLIIDWKGGGIANTLDKLPHFMGSITNLDGAGTARALASIKAEMDKRMKEFARFGVNNINGYMSLYKSRLNPKPDTKYPQKPIPHLILVSDEFAELKSNVPEFLDELTSVARIGRSLGVHLILATQKPSGVVNDQIEANSTSKIALKMASEQDSNELLKTHDAAHITQPGRGYIKVGQNEVYELFQSGYAGIPYDPDAETVETADERIYQINGIGQTELVYDPGEEVVQVHDTSDLPTQLEAVISEVNRVFEESQLTLPAKPWLPNLKSQLPTPELTQAPELNTKIPLGLLDIPSSQTQENYTFDITDASHTIIFSSPGYGKSTVLQTIVMNLARQNTPERIQFNLIDFGNNGLLPLKGLPHVADIVMLEEVEKLEKMMERISSVLFYRKSLFKKVGVASLSQYESKTKEKLPIIITTLDSYDGLSQQDRRKEAIDNLLIQLLREGAALGLYLIMTAGRVGGVRMSMMSNIKTKMVLYLNDESEVVAVMGRDRVTQEEIVGRGQVMLDTPTAIQFYLPSHDGNVLKLLEAIENDVIKLDKAWTGERPEKIPMTPEELSLEAFEELPKVIQWRKSQRIPMGMSYQTTEILGIVPSTQPYFLFAPMDDDQMLLFQSLLLTEIAKINTDVLLVDFNESFEEVLMQHSLTENVTLVTDKNDAKDVIAGMVGYVKLAKKHENGEPMLLVISNLQDFIQKTNLPANDFVLALKNVYKAGLDILIFTPHEYIAKSFDEVPKAIRQLKFAGMIGSRAYDTPLIKTTSTSREPELSIQDAYFVLRGGSSFDKMKLPQITKGENND
- a CDS encoding DUF4176 domain-containing protein — its product is MTKSSPVLLPLGTAVRIKDDDSIYIIISRGFQKRGEETIAGYRGVPHPFGENSKYKTLVISSKAITEVVQRGYEDKLDEKFIDEQLSKVLDAPVGSTKKEPAKVVESAMPKTEVEVKTVPQSTPVKKETEHPYDPFYKLKHKRKEVKK
- a CDS encoding DUF4176 domain-containing protein; the encoded protein is MEEKSFLPLGSIVILKGAIKKLMIVSRANVVNNNYFDYGAILYPEGMVDENVAYFNSKDIFKIVSEAYTDEDDALIVEQLVQAKEEYLASSVKEIEENVSAQETVSTEEADLEDDPFAAVRDMEDEDE
- a CDS encoding T7SS effector LXG polymorphic toxin, producing MSNTELYYDALTDLSVRIAAGIKNRTQPLDELNQAMTQLSQTDAIKGNAADAMKAYINEVHMTLIQTLELLLNNYEMTLGKYVKGYLEVDSSESFKLVKEDFDAHVRNLSSHRSDFTSIGDKLKAISDEAEDILSLGGAGSKRLFNVVSEMDSMKKTVSNLDDSWNKYENGYKEFDQVQDLIAQTKALLKSTLSVPRGYSYSPGSFSKLISKDFVNAFEANVKYAQNKDNQKEFKKDWDRICKDYTTDQKRMAEEEKEKAQKEGIIGLVWDTLQIAAGTVLVVTGVGTGFGVVLIAGGVNGFINHASMATTGKSFNIVGNLTNEVGQCYNKSIGKSLGKTGAYGLVNGFISGTGEMVSGMAQFSVYDTGKAVHTLLTNPQAAAQFKAEAKNWWNQVRSGNTYVIGQTTAVAASVLVAPEDIGAAASKASKAESLLGKVGTFSKYISISSAENAKNILTLPGRTIGNLGSKVADLRTVLSEGKGIVGNFTKSVVVSSAKNVKSLVALQGKILDDLGSKFTDLRTALSQGNGIRYAFADAGDGRSIFSEISKENIEHVDADKICHDRYTQWINGESSESIANVEIKIGNADLDAYRAQIGVPERNTVSVGKTDVKGLEGKKFNGASPEVRKEGGLQGLDDMFPNRGITAPYDKSIPGHKQFMEHAEEGSIAEFEDAVEKAGLEPEDVKGTFYIHQSNPRGVCDKCTLGLFKPDIYGRKGIFKQLTDKYPNLTIKVTTQMDYSIEFPRGTLSFEVKNGEVLNAVQVRKNPKNKFQFSHYPEQE
- a CDS encoding Imm6 family immunity protein — protein: MTTFIKKINEYAKVTIGLVIAEKVFNLIDKNDYGYNLGREALDNSWKWLEGQEIDADELCDYIDNIDGEEDISGIAYITKKMKYKHMWYVLYYAVAYTSWMAYINEDSCPPEELDNVSDDTLIYIIENAIKTELFKIESINRIKDYLLENYPLSNMSKEKTINKREIMKMLDDN